In Schistocerca americana isolate TAMUIC-IGC-003095 chromosome 7, iqSchAmer2.1, whole genome shotgun sequence, a single genomic region encodes these proteins:
- the LOC124623168 gene encoding vitelline membrane protein Vm26Ab-like: MIKSVIVVLAVVAACLAAPGPKPAPGLLASYVAAAPVAYTAHAVAAPVAYTAAAAPVAYAAPYSAAYVAPYHAAYSAAILG; this comes from the coding sequence GTGATCGTCGTCCTGGCCGTGGTAGCCGCCTGCCTGGCCGCCCCCGGCCCCAAGCCGGCCCCCGGCCTGCTGGCCAGCTACGTGGCCGCCGCCCCCGTCGCCTACACCGCCCACGCAGTCGCCGCCCCCGTCGCCTACACGGCAGCCGCAGCCCCCGTGGCCTACGCCGCCCCCTACTCTGCTGCCTACGTCGCCCCGTATCATGCAGCCTACAGCGCAGCCATCTTGGGATGA